One stretch of Armigeres subalbatus isolate Guangzhou_Male chromosome 2, GZ_Asu_2, whole genome shotgun sequence DNA includes these proteins:
- the LOC134210612 gene encoding cold shock domain-containing protein E1 isoform X1, with the protein MNMGSQARSFRSADAGPFMDFVDYGQRDMMFGGQGGNPPSASRPPLTPSNSFPPIGTFTLDSTTMAAAPQSQNAVFGGGDTMGVLGGSGGSGSIGVFNANSMMNMPGNGAGSGSGASGSGGGASGGAGNSNNSYGSGGPANSNGVDANQGTRETGIIEKLLHSYGFIQCCERQARLFFHFSQFGGTIEHLKIGDPVEFEMTYDRRTGKPIASQVTKIAPEVVLSEERVTGTVTTELKTESSLASSSDTTTGRISYENRGECFFLPYTKDDVEGNVCLRAGDKVSFQIATNQRGNLGACHIRLENPAHPVKYRGVVCSMKDTFGFIERADVVKEIFFHFSETDNTIELRPGDDVEFIIQTRNVSLFCNPERTNFHLPTVSKQGKEVACNIARLPPGSVIFEDVDSTIYKGQVLKSLDRNNQLRQQNNDPLPGRIRYRAADHSEVEVPFGDKDQKGDFTLRHGDWVQFLLATDRRDQLQRATSISLLDETFQVSGEKREQGVVAALKEGFGFLRCVERNIRLFFHFTEVLDTSREICVDDEVEFTVIQDPGSSFANTRQSAIRIKHLPAGSVKFETLIESNVEGIVSREAPKSPIKSQERTEGGVISYGQGPNKKTIMYFLKDCDKAPRVGDKVRFNICQVKRNKELIATNIQEISNQLQHQSSLTGGSAGDQQQGQPQQIQLASLHGLQQQPHSPGGGMNNGNRMNSTSAMMKASYANGNIKPGKVHHGFIAVLKENFGFIETFEHDQEVFFHFSNFIGNTNALELGHEVEYSLSTRSAVNAGNCIPAENVKVIPKGSIPQPKVLPAVYNGVVLRPLRCINPDQPEYCGLVQVRNEAGESMTTHEFGITSLKNKRDLLQKDDMVTFKVDEQNRAVEVTSIRTKKQAKVDSVKGLFGFLDFEVEEGKKLFFHMSEVQGGGCLYPGDSVEFSIVTNQRNGKTSACNMVKVADANGVRAERLLSRIKLNSVDDSGPRLTVIRAPKGPDGTKGFHISVRAPRLVGIGME; encoded by the exons CTGGTCCGTTCATGGACTTTGTCGACTACGGTCAACGGGACATGATGTTCGGCGGTCAAGGTGGTAATCCACCATCTGCATCGCGTCCTCCGCTGACGCCGTCGAACTCATTCCCACCGATCGGAACATTCACCTTGGACTCGACCACCATGGCGGCGGCTCCTCAGAGCCAGAATGCCGTCTTTGGCGGTGGTGATACGATGGGTGTTCTCGGGGGATCCGGTGGCAGCGGATCGATTGGAGTCTTCAACGCTAactcaatgatgaacatgcccgGGAATGGTGCCGGCAGCGGAAGTGGTGCCAGTGGATCCGGTGGAGGCGCATCCGGCGGTGCTGGTAACTCGAACAACTCGTATGGTTCTGGTGGACCAGCGAATAGCAACGGGGTCGATGCCAACCAAGGTACACGTGAAACGGGTATCATCGAAAAGTTGTTG CATTCGTATGGGTTTATTCAATGCTGCGAACGCCAGGCTAGGCTCTTCTTCCACTTTTCTCAGTTCGGTGGCACCATCGAGCATCTGAAGATCGGTGATCCGGTTGAGTTTGAAATGACGTACGACCGTCGTACGGGAAAACCGATCGCCAGTCAGGTGACGAAGATCGCTCCGGAGGTGGTGCTGTCCGAGGAACGGGTCACCGGAACGGTTACCACCGAGCTGAAAACCGAATCGTCACTAGCTTCGTCAAGTGACACCACGACCGGTCGCATCAGCTATGAGAACCGTGGCGAGTGCTTTTTCCTACCTTATACCAAAGATGATGTCGAGGGAAACGTTTGTCTAAGAGCTGGCGACAAGGTCAGCTTTCAGATTGCCACCAATCAAAG gggTAACTTGGGAGCATGCCATATTCGGTTGGAGAATCCGGCCCATCCGGTCAAGTATCGTGGAGTGGTTTGCTCGATGAAGGATACTTTCGGTTTCATCGAGCGTGCGGATGTTGTGAAGGAAATTTTCTTCCACTTCTCGGAAACCGATAATACGATTGAGCTGCGCCCAGGAGATGACGTTGAGTTTATTATTCAAACCCGGAATGTAAGTCTTTTTTGCAACCCCGAAAGGACAAATTTTCATCTTCCTACCGTTTCAAAGCAGGGTAAAGAGGTGGCATGTAACATTGCCCGCCTCCCACCGGGGTCGGTCATTTTTGAAGACGTCGATTCAACCATCTACAAGGGCCAGGTGCTCAAGTCGCTCGACCGCAACAACCAGTTGCGCCAACAGAACAACGATCCGCTACCCGGACGAATTAGATATAGAGCTGCCGATCATTCGGAAGTAGAAGTGCCATTCGGGGACAAGGACCAGAAGGGTGATTTCACCCTGCGCCATGGTGACTGGGTGCAGTTCTTGCTGGCGACCGACCGTCGCGATCAGCTGCAGCGTGCCACGTCGATCTCACTGCTGGACGAAACGTTCCAGGTTTCCGGTGAGAAGCGTGAACAAGGCGTCGTAGCTGCGCTCAAAGAAGGTTTTGGTTTCCTGCGCTGCGTCGAGCGTAACATAAGactgtttttccactttaccGAGGTGTTGGACACG AGCCGCGAGATTTGCGTTGACGATGAGGTGGAGTTTACTGTCATTCAGGACCCCGGCTCCAGCTTCGCCAACACTCGCCAGAGTGCCATCCGCATCAAGCACCTACCGGCGGGATCGGTCAAGTTTGAAACCCTGATCGAAAGCAACGTCGAGGGTATCGTGTCGCGTGAGGCTCCCAAGAGCCCGATCAAGTCACAGGAACGTACCGAGGGGGGTGTCATTTCCTACGGCCAAGGCCCCAACAAAAAGACTATAATGTATTTCTTGAAAGATTGTGATAAAGCACCGCGTGTGGGTGATAAAGTTAGATTCAATATCTGTCAG GTTAAACGTAACAAAGAGTTGATCGCTACTAACATTCAGGAAATCAGTAACCAACTTCAGCACCAGTCGTCTCTTACCGGCGGTAGTGCCGGAGATCAGCAACAAGGTCAACCACAGCAAATTCAGCTGGCGTCATTGCACGGCCTCCAGCAGCAACCGCATTCGCCGGGCGGCGGAATGAACAACGGCAACCGCATGAATAGCACTTCGGCCATGATGAAGGCCAGCTATGCCAACGGAAACATCAAGCCCGGCAAGGTTCACCATGGTTTCATCGCTGTGTTGAAG GAGAATTTCGGCTTCATCGAAACATTCGAGCACGACCAGGAAGTGTTTTTCCACTTCAGCAATTTCATTGGCAACACCAATGCCCTCGAGCTAGGCCACGAGGTAGAGTATTCACTCTCTACGCGCAGTGCTGTTAATGCCGGCAACTGCATTCCGGCCGAGAACGTTAAAGTTATCCCGAAGGGCAGCATTCCGCAGCCGAAGGTCCTGCCGGCCGTTTATAACGGTGTTGTATTGCGCCCACTCCGGTGCATCAACCCGGACCAACCGGAGTATTGCGGATTGGTGCAGGTGCGTAACGAAGCCGGCGAATCTATGACCACGCATGAATTTGGTATTACCAGTCTGAAGAACAAGCGGGATCTGCTGCAGAAGGACGACATGGTCACCTTCAAGGTCGACGAACAGAATCGTGCTGTGGAG GTCACATCAATACGTACTAAGAAACAGGCCAAGGTCGACTCCGTCAAGGGCTTGTTCGGTTTCCTGGACTTTGAGGTTGAGGAAGGCAAGAAACTGTTCTTCCACATGTCCGAGGTTCAGGGAGGTGGTTGCTTGTATCCTGGCGATTCGGTTGAATTCTCCATCGTTACAAATCAG CGCAACGGCAAAACATCTGCTTGTAACATGGTGAAGGTAGCTGACGCGAACGGAGTACGTGCCGAGCGACTCCTCTCGCGCATCAAGCTCAACTCGGTTGACGACAGTGGACCACGCTTGACAGTAATTCGTGCACCGAAAGGACCAGATGGTACAAAAGGCTTCCATATTTCAGTCAGAGCTCCACGTTTAGTTG GAATTGGCATGGAATGA
- the LOC134210612 gene encoding cold shock domain-containing protein E1 isoform X2, whose translation MNMGSQARSFRSADAGPFMDFVDYGQRDMMFGGQGGNPPSASRPPLTPSNSFPPIGTFTLDSTTMAAAPQSQNAVFGGGDTMGVLGGSGGSGSIGVFNANSMMNMPGNGAGSGSGASGSGGGASGGAGNSNNSYGSGGPANSNGVDANQGTRETGIIEKLLHSYGFIQCCERQARLFFHFSQFGGTIEHLKIGDPVEFEMTYDRRTGKPIASQVTKIAPEVVLSEERVTGTVTTELKTESSLASSSDTTTGRISYENRGECFFLPYTKDDVEGNVCLRAGDKVSFQIATNQRGNLGACHIRLENPAHPVKYRGVVCSMKDTFGFIERADVVKEIFFHFSETDNTIELRPGDDVEFIIQTRNQGKEVACNIARLPPGSVIFEDVDSTIYKGQVLKSLDRNNQLRQQNNDPLPGRIRYRAADHSEVEVPFGDKDQKGDFTLRHGDWVQFLLATDRRDQLQRATSISLLDETFQVSGEKREQGVVAALKEGFGFLRCVERNIRLFFHFTEVLDTSREICVDDEVEFTVIQDPGSSFANTRQSAIRIKHLPAGSVKFETLIESNVEGIVSREAPKSPIKSQERTEGGVISYGQGPNKKTIMYFLKDCDKAPRVGDKVRFNICQVKRNKELIATNIQEISNQLQHQSSLTGGSAGDQQQGQPQQIQLASLHGLQQQPHSPGGGMNNGNRMNSTSAMMKASYANGNIKPGKVHHGFIAVLKENFGFIETFEHDQEVFFHFSNFIGNTNALELGHEVEYSLSTRSAVNAGNCIPAENVKVIPKGSIPQPKVLPAVYNGVVLRPLRCINPDQPEYCGLVQVRNEAGESMTTHEFGITSLKNKRDLLQKDDMVTFKVDEQNRAVEVTSIRTKKQAKVDSVKGLFGFLDFEVEEGKKLFFHMSEVQGGGCLYPGDSVEFSIVTNQRNGKTSACNMVKVADANGVRAERLLSRIKLNSVDDSGPRLTVIRAPKGPDGTKGFHISVRAPRLVGIGME comes from the exons CTGGTCCGTTCATGGACTTTGTCGACTACGGTCAACGGGACATGATGTTCGGCGGTCAAGGTGGTAATCCACCATCTGCATCGCGTCCTCCGCTGACGCCGTCGAACTCATTCCCACCGATCGGAACATTCACCTTGGACTCGACCACCATGGCGGCGGCTCCTCAGAGCCAGAATGCCGTCTTTGGCGGTGGTGATACGATGGGTGTTCTCGGGGGATCCGGTGGCAGCGGATCGATTGGAGTCTTCAACGCTAactcaatgatgaacatgcccgGGAATGGTGCCGGCAGCGGAAGTGGTGCCAGTGGATCCGGTGGAGGCGCATCCGGCGGTGCTGGTAACTCGAACAACTCGTATGGTTCTGGTGGACCAGCGAATAGCAACGGGGTCGATGCCAACCAAGGTACACGTGAAACGGGTATCATCGAAAAGTTGTTG CATTCGTATGGGTTTATTCAATGCTGCGAACGCCAGGCTAGGCTCTTCTTCCACTTTTCTCAGTTCGGTGGCACCATCGAGCATCTGAAGATCGGTGATCCGGTTGAGTTTGAAATGACGTACGACCGTCGTACGGGAAAACCGATCGCCAGTCAGGTGACGAAGATCGCTCCGGAGGTGGTGCTGTCCGAGGAACGGGTCACCGGAACGGTTACCACCGAGCTGAAAACCGAATCGTCACTAGCTTCGTCAAGTGACACCACGACCGGTCGCATCAGCTATGAGAACCGTGGCGAGTGCTTTTTCCTACCTTATACCAAAGATGATGTCGAGGGAAACGTTTGTCTAAGAGCTGGCGACAAGGTCAGCTTTCAGATTGCCACCAATCAAAG gggTAACTTGGGAGCATGCCATATTCGGTTGGAGAATCCGGCCCATCCGGTCAAGTATCGTGGAGTGGTTTGCTCGATGAAGGATACTTTCGGTTTCATCGAGCGTGCGGATGTTGTGAAGGAAATTTTCTTCCACTTCTCGGAAACCGATAATACGATTGAGCTGCGCCCAGGAGATGACGTTGAGTTTATTATTCAAACCCGGAAT CAGGGTAAAGAGGTGGCATGTAACATTGCCCGCCTCCCACCGGGGTCGGTCATTTTTGAAGACGTCGATTCAACCATCTACAAGGGCCAGGTGCTCAAGTCGCTCGACCGCAACAACCAGTTGCGCCAACAGAACAACGATCCGCTACCCGGACGAATTAGATATAGAGCTGCCGATCATTCGGAAGTAGAAGTGCCATTCGGGGACAAGGACCAGAAGGGTGATTTCACCCTGCGCCATGGTGACTGGGTGCAGTTCTTGCTGGCGACCGACCGTCGCGATCAGCTGCAGCGTGCCACGTCGATCTCACTGCTGGACGAAACGTTCCAGGTTTCCGGTGAGAAGCGTGAACAAGGCGTCGTAGCTGCGCTCAAAGAAGGTTTTGGTTTCCTGCGCTGCGTCGAGCGTAACATAAGactgtttttccactttaccGAGGTGTTGGACACG AGCCGCGAGATTTGCGTTGACGATGAGGTGGAGTTTACTGTCATTCAGGACCCCGGCTCCAGCTTCGCCAACACTCGCCAGAGTGCCATCCGCATCAAGCACCTACCGGCGGGATCGGTCAAGTTTGAAACCCTGATCGAAAGCAACGTCGAGGGTATCGTGTCGCGTGAGGCTCCCAAGAGCCCGATCAAGTCACAGGAACGTACCGAGGGGGGTGTCATTTCCTACGGCCAAGGCCCCAACAAAAAGACTATAATGTATTTCTTGAAAGATTGTGATAAAGCACCGCGTGTGGGTGATAAAGTTAGATTCAATATCTGTCAG GTTAAACGTAACAAAGAGTTGATCGCTACTAACATTCAGGAAATCAGTAACCAACTTCAGCACCAGTCGTCTCTTACCGGCGGTAGTGCCGGAGATCAGCAACAAGGTCAACCACAGCAAATTCAGCTGGCGTCATTGCACGGCCTCCAGCAGCAACCGCATTCGCCGGGCGGCGGAATGAACAACGGCAACCGCATGAATAGCACTTCGGCCATGATGAAGGCCAGCTATGCCAACGGAAACATCAAGCCCGGCAAGGTTCACCATGGTTTCATCGCTGTGTTGAAG GAGAATTTCGGCTTCATCGAAACATTCGAGCACGACCAGGAAGTGTTTTTCCACTTCAGCAATTTCATTGGCAACACCAATGCCCTCGAGCTAGGCCACGAGGTAGAGTATTCACTCTCTACGCGCAGTGCTGTTAATGCCGGCAACTGCATTCCGGCCGAGAACGTTAAAGTTATCCCGAAGGGCAGCATTCCGCAGCCGAAGGTCCTGCCGGCCGTTTATAACGGTGTTGTATTGCGCCCACTCCGGTGCATCAACCCGGACCAACCGGAGTATTGCGGATTGGTGCAGGTGCGTAACGAAGCCGGCGAATCTATGACCACGCATGAATTTGGTATTACCAGTCTGAAGAACAAGCGGGATCTGCTGCAGAAGGACGACATGGTCACCTTCAAGGTCGACGAACAGAATCGTGCTGTGGAG GTCACATCAATACGTACTAAGAAACAGGCCAAGGTCGACTCCGTCAAGGGCTTGTTCGGTTTCCTGGACTTTGAGGTTGAGGAAGGCAAGAAACTGTTCTTCCACATGTCCGAGGTTCAGGGAGGTGGTTGCTTGTATCCTGGCGATTCGGTTGAATTCTCCATCGTTACAAATCAG CGCAACGGCAAAACATCTGCTTGTAACATGGTGAAGGTAGCTGACGCGAACGGAGTACGTGCCGAGCGACTCCTCTCGCGCATCAAGCTCAACTCGGTTGACGACAGTGGACCACGCTTGACAGTAATTCGTGCACCGAAAGGACCAGATGGTACAAAAGGCTTCCATATTTCAGTCAGAGCTCCACGTTTAGTTG GAATTGGCATGGAATGA
- the LOC134210612 gene encoding cold shock domain-containing protein E1 isoform X3: protein MNMGSQARSFRSADAGPFMDFVDYGQRDMMFGGQGGNPPSASRPPLTPSNSFPPIGTFTLDSTTMAAAPQSQNAVFGGGDTMGVLGGSGGSGSIGVFNANSMMNMPGNGAGSGSGASGSGGGASGGAGNSNNSYGSGGPANSNGVDANQGTRETGIIEKLLHSYGFIQCCERQARLFFHFSQFGGTIEHLKIGDPVEFEMTYDRRTGKPIASQVTKIAPEVVLSEERVTGTVTTELKTESSLASSSDTTTGRISYENRGECFFLPYTKDDVEGNVCLRAGDKVSFQIATNQRGNLGACHIRLENPAHPVKYRGVVCSMKDTFGFIERADVVKEIFFHFSETDNTIELRPGDDVEFIIQTRNGKEVACNIARLPPGSVIFEDVDSTIYKGQVLKSLDRNNQLRQQNNDPLPGRIRYRAADHSEVEVPFGDKDQKGDFTLRHGDWVQFLLATDRRDQLQRATSISLLDETFQVSGEKREQGVVAALKEGFGFLRCVERNIRLFFHFTEVLDTSREICVDDEVEFTVIQDPGSSFANTRQSAIRIKHLPAGSVKFETLIESNVEGIVSREAPKSPIKSQERTEGGVISYGQGPNKKTIMYFLKDCDKAPRVGDKVRFNICQVKRNKELIATNIQEISNQLQHQSSLTGGSAGDQQQGQPQQIQLASLHGLQQQPHSPGGGMNNGNRMNSTSAMMKASYANGNIKPGKVHHGFIAVLKENFGFIETFEHDQEVFFHFSNFIGNTNALELGHEVEYSLSTRSAVNAGNCIPAENVKVIPKGSIPQPKVLPAVYNGVVLRPLRCINPDQPEYCGLVQVRNEAGESMTTHEFGITSLKNKRDLLQKDDMVTFKVDEQNRAVEVTSIRTKKQAKVDSVKGLFGFLDFEVEEGKKLFFHMSEVQGGGCLYPGDSVEFSIVTNQRNGKTSACNMVKVADANGVRAERLLSRIKLNSVDDSGPRLTVIRAPKGPDGTKGFHISVRAPRLVGIGME from the exons CTGGTCCGTTCATGGACTTTGTCGACTACGGTCAACGGGACATGATGTTCGGCGGTCAAGGTGGTAATCCACCATCTGCATCGCGTCCTCCGCTGACGCCGTCGAACTCATTCCCACCGATCGGAACATTCACCTTGGACTCGACCACCATGGCGGCGGCTCCTCAGAGCCAGAATGCCGTCTTTGGCGGTGGTGATACGATGGGTGTTCTCGGGGGATCCGGTGGCAGCGGATCGATTGGAGTCTTCAACGCTAactcaatgatgaacatgcccgGGAATGGTGCCGGCAGCGGAAGTGGTGCCAGTGGATCCGGTGGAGGCGCATCCGGCGGTGCTGGTAACTCGAACAACTCGTATGGTTCTGGTGGACCAGCGAATAGCAACGGGGTCGATGCCAACCAAGGTACACGTGAAACGGGTATCATCGAAAAGTTGTTG CATTCGTATGGGTTTATTCAATGCTGCGAACGCCAGGCTAGGCTCTTCTTCCACTTTTCTCAGTTCGGTGGCACCATCGAGCATCTGAAGATCGGTGATCCGGTTGAGTTTGAAATGACGTACGACCGTCGTACGGGAAAACCGATCGCCAGTCAGGTGACGAAGATCGCTCCGGAGGTGGTGCTGTCCGAGGAACGGGTCACCGGAACGGTTACCACCGAGCTGAAAACCGAATCGTCACTAGCTTCGTCAAGTGACACCACGACCGGTCGCATCAGCTATGAGAACCGTGGCGAGTGCTTTTTCCTACCTTATACCAAAGATGATGTCGAGGGAAACGTTTGTCTAAGAGCTGGCGACAAGGTCAGCTTTCAGATTGCCACCAATCAAAG gggTAACTTGGGAGCATGCCATATTCGGTTGGAGAATCCGGCCCATCCGGTCAAGTATCGTGGAGTGGTTTGCTCGATGAAGGATACTTTCGGTTTCATCGAGCGTGCGGATGTTGTGAAGGAAATTTTCTTCCACTTCTCGGAAACCGATAATACGATTGAGCTGCGCCCAGGAGATGACGTTGAGTTTATTATTCAAACCCGGAAT GGTAAAGAGGTGGCATGTAACATTGCCCGCCTCCCACCGGGGTCGGTCATTTTTGAAGACGTCGATTCAACCATCTACAAGGGCCAGGTGCTCAAGTCGCTCGACCGCAACAACCAGTTGCGCCAACAGAACAACGATCCGCTACCCGGACGAATTAGATATAGAGCTGCCGATCATTCGGAAGTAGAAGTGCCATTCGGGGACAAGGACCAGAAGGGTGATTTCACCCTGCGCCATGGTGACTGGGTGCAGTTCTTGCTGGCGACCGACCGTCGCGATCAGCTGCAGCGTGCCACGTCGATCTCACTGCTGGACGAAACGTTCCAGGTTTCCGGTGAGAAGCGTGAACAAGGCGTCGTAGCTGCGCTCAAAGAAGGTTTTGGTTTCCTGCGCTGCGTCGAGCGTAACATAAGactgtttttccactttaccGAGGTGTTGGACACG AGCCGCGAGATTTGCGTTGACGATGAGGTGGAGTTTACTGTCATTCAGGACCCCGGCTCCAGCTTCGCCAACACTCGCCAGAGTGCCATCCGCATCAAGCACCTACCGGCGGGATCGGTCAAGTTTGAAACCCTGATCGAAAGCAACGTCGAGGGTATCGTGTCGCGTGAGGCTCCCAAGAGCCCGATCAAGTCACAGGAACGTACCGAGGGGGGTGTCATTTCCTACGGCCAAGGCCCCAACAAAAAGACTATAATGTATTTCTTGAAAGATTGTGATAAAGCACCGCGTGTGGGTGATAAAGTTAGATTCAATATCTGTCAG GTTAAACGTAACAAAGAGTTGATCGCTACTAACATTCAGGAAATCAGTAACCAACTTCAGCACCAGTCGTCTCTTACCGGCGGTAGTGCCGGAGATCAGCAACAAGGTCAACCACAGCAAATTCAGCTGGCGTCATTGCACGGCCTCCAGCAGCAACCGCATTCGCCGGGCGGCGGAATGAACAACGGCAACCGCATGAATAGCACTTCGGCCATGATGAAGGCCAGCTATGCCAACGGAAACATCAAGCCCGGCAAGGTTCACCATGGTTTCATCGCTGTGTTGAAG GAGAATTTCGGCTTCATCGAAACATTCGAGCACGACCAGGAAGTGTTTTTCCACTTCAGCAATTTCATTGGCAACACCAATGCCCTCGAGCTAGGCCACGAGGTAGAGTATTCACTCTCTACGCGCAGTGCTGTTAATGCCGGCAACTGCATTCCGGCCGAGAACGTTAAAGTTATCCCGAAGGGCAGCATTCCGCAGCCGAAGGTCCTGCCGGCCGTTTATAACGGTGTTGTATTGCGCCCACTCCGGTGCATCAACCCGGACCAACCGGAGTATTGCGGATTGGTGCAGGTGCGTAACGAAGCCGGCGAATCTATGACCACGCATGAATTTGGTATTACCAGTCTGAAGAACAAGCGGGATCTGCTGCAGAAGGACGACATGGTCACCTTCAAGGTCGACGAACAGAATCGTGCTGTGGAG GTCACATCAATACGTACTAAGAAACAGGCCAAGGTCGACTCCGTCAAGGGCTTGTTCGGTTTCCTGGACTTTGAGGTTGAGGAAGGCAAGAAACTGTTCTTCCACATGTCCGAGGTTCAGGGAGGTGGTTGCTTGTATCCTGGCGATTCGGTTGAATTCTCCATCGTTACAAATCAG CGCAACGGCAAAACATCTGCTTGTAACATGGTGAAGGTAGCTGACGCGAACGGAGTACGTGCCGAGCGACTCCTCTCGCGCATCAAGCTCAACTCGGTTGACGACAGTGGACCACGCTTGACAGTAATTCGTGCACCGAAAGGACCAGATGGTACAAAAGGCTTCCATATTTCAGTCAGAGCTCCACGTTTAGTTG GAATTGGCATGGAATGA